Proteins from a single region of Halorubrum sp. 2020YC2:
- a CDS encoding AAA family ATPase: MNIDDRIERRLGYDTGLSVLADFEAVSPVSHTESPVGRGPSIERLLDVFAPAFSGSLPPSLYVYGPKGSGKSAVVSALFDRLAAHSGPRQAIQTTTRAVKPTIPGFVYVDARCASTRFRLYHEMLAAMSDEPVPDHGIGTEELADSLRDAMRTGPDLVVAVDHTNEPETPTAATLVDWLTDVGERLAPACLGRDPPDAIDWEPETTVEFAKYRRHVLVELLTSRCSTGLGREALSHDQIREIVEWSAGDAHDALAAVMGAAVSAERAGASTVRSADVDAGIEGVPRPSVALGRVLALPESRQRLLYELAGLSDDERSTVGAATEAIAARPGVDLSASTVRRVLYEQADDGLLERVTVHQSGGKGRPPSRLVPLFPTVVFRELFDRQTRTG; encoded by the coding sequence TCGCGGCCCGTCGATCGAGCGCCTGCTCGACGTGTTCGCCCCCGCGTTCTCCGGGTCGCTCCCGCCGAGCCTCTACGTGTACGGCCCGAAGGGGAGCGGGAAGTCGGCGGTCGTCTCCGCGCTGTTCGACCGCCTCGCGGCCCACAGCGGCCCGCGACAGGCGATCCAGACGACGACCCGGGCGGTCAAGCCGACGATACCCGGATTCGTCTACGTCGACGCTCGGTGTGCGTCGACCCGATTCCGGCTGTACCACGAGATGTTGGCCGCGATGAGCGACGAGCCCGTCCCCGACCACGGGATCGGGACCGAGGAGCTGGCCGACTCGCTGCGCGACGCGATGCGCACCGGCCCGGACCTCGTGGTCGCGGTCGACCACACGAACGAGCCGGAGACCCCGACCGCGGCGACGCTCGTCGACTGGCTCACCGACGTCGGCGAGCGGCTCGCTCCGGCGTGTCTCGGCCGCGACCCGCCGGACGCGATCGACTGGGAACCGGAGACCACCGTCGAGTTCGCGAAGTACCGCCGGCACGTCCTCGTCGAGCTGTTGACGAGCCGGTGCTCGACCGGGCTCGGCCGCGAAGCGCTCTCCCACGACCAGATCCGCGAGATAGTCGAGTGGTCCGCCGGCGACGCCCACGACGCGCTCGCCGCCGTGATGGGCGCGGCGGTCAGCGCGGAGCGGGCCGGCGCGTCGACGGTCCGCTCGGCCGACGTCGACGCCGGGATTGAGGGAGTTCCGCGCCCCTCGGTGGCGCTGGGTCGCGTCCTCGCGCTGCCCGAGAGCCGCCAGCGGCTCCTCTACGAGCTCGCCGGGCTCTCGGACGACGAGCGGTCCACGGTGGGTGCGGCCACGGAGGCCATCGCGGCGCGCCCCGGCGTCGACCTCTCGGCGTCGACGGTGCGGCGCGTGCTCTACGAGCAGGCCGACGACGGCCTGCTCGAACGCGTCACCGTCCACCAGAGCGGCGGGAAGGGTCGGCCGCCGAGCCGGCTCGTGCCCCTCTTCCCGACTGTCGTCTTCCGCGAGCTGTTCGACCGGCAGACTCGGACCGGATAG
- a CDS encoding HAD-IIB family hydrolase, producing the protein MVPPLALDIDGTLTTPTGRIDPRVFELLPAWEAPVVFATGKAFPYPVALAHFLGREETVIAENGGVAYADGETTIVGDPDTARAVVEAFRERGGEVGWGDGDTVNRWRETEVALSPDADAALLREVAAAVDGVEVVDTGYAYHVKSTGVSKGRALGVVADALGLDPASFVAVGDSENDVSTFGVAGESYAVANADAAAREAAGELIEEGFMDGTISVLERLRERAE; encoded by the coding sequence ATGGTTCCGCCCCTCGCGCTCGACATCGACGGCACGCTGACGACGCCGACCGGCCGGATCGACCCGCGGGTCTTCGAGCTGTTGCCCGCGTGGGAGGCGCCGGTCGTGTTCGCCACCGGGAAGGCGTTCCCGTACCCGGTCGCGCTCGCCCACTTCCTCGGCCGCGAGGAGACGGTGATCGCGGAGAACGGCGGCGTCGCGTACGCCGACGGCGAGACGACTATCGTGGGCGACCCGGACACGGCGCGGGCCGTCGTCGAGGCGTTCCGCGAGCGCGGCGGCGAGGTCGGCTGGGGCGACGGGGACACGGTGAACCGGTGGCGCGAGACGGAGGTCGCGCTCTCGCCCGACGCCGACGCGGCGCTCCTGCGCGAGGTCGCCGCTGCCGTCGACGGCGTGGAGGTCGTCGACACCGGCTACGCCTACCACGTCAAGTCGACGGGCGTGAGCAAGGGCCGGGCGCTCGGCGTCGTGGCCGACGCGCTCGGGCTCGACCCCGCCTCGTTCGTCGCGGTCGGCGACAGCGAGAACGACGTCTCGACGTTCGGCGTCGCCGGCGAGTCGTACGCGGTCGCCAACGCGGACGCCGCCGCGCGCGAGGCGGCCGGCGAGCTGATCGAGGAGGGGTTCATGGACGGGACGATTTCGGTGCTCGAACGGCTGCGCGAGCGCGCCGAGTAG
- a CDS encoding ribonuclease P — translation MSIPAERIERLFALAREAVVDDECDRAREYVARARRIAERNRCGIPSELSRRACDDCAVYLRPGKTSRVRTRPGRVVVRCTECGSTARYPYGE, via the coding sequence ATGAGCATTCCGGCGGAGCGGATCGAGCGGCTGTTCGCGCTCGCGCGCGAGGCGGTCGTCGACGACGAGTGCGACCGCGCCCGCGAGTACGTCGCCCGCGCCCGCCGTATCGCGGAGCGAAACCGCTGTGGGATCCCCTCTGAGCTCTCCAGACGCGCCTGCGACGACTGCGCCGTCTACCTCCGGCCCGGGAAGACGAGCCGCGTCCGGACGCGACCCGGGCGCGTGGTCGTCCGCTGTACGGAGTGCGGGTCGACGGCGCGGTACCCGTACGGGGAGTGA
- a CDS encoding methytransferase partner Trm112, which yields MKESLMDVICCPLDKATLELDVDDADDEEVLAGTLTCAECGETYPIEDGIPNLLPPDMREEAAA from the coding sequence ATGAAGGAATCCCTGATGGACGTGATCTGCTGTCCGCTCGACAAGGCGACCCTCGAACTCGACGTCGACGACGCGGACGACGAGGAGGTCCTCGCCGGGACGCTTACCTGTGCCGAGTGCGGCGAGACGTACCCGATAGAGGACGGGATTCCGAACCTCCTGCCGCCGGACATGCGCGAAGAGGCCGCGGCGTAG
- a CDS encoding RNA-binding protein, with translation MPKVPFHYVDLRAFSYATEDVKRVEQALYSLLPEEVELDRVENAGHHGDRIVVLSARVERADEMRHVLDRLSELEDLDRILDELDERVDDNCALFLRLDKQAAFGGEVRLGPGITVRTKVEAYPAKKEKAVENARETLSRLADED, from the coding sequence ATGCCGAAAGTCCCCTTCCACTACGTCGACCTCCGGGCGTTCTCGTACGCCACAGAGGACGTGAAACGCGTCGAGCAGGCGCTGTACTCCCTGCTGCCCGAGGAGGTCGAACTCGACCGCGTCGAGAACGCCGGCCACCACGGGGACCGGATCGTCGTGCTCTCGGCCCGCGTCGAGCGCGCCGACGAGATGCGGCACGTGCTCGACCGGCTCTCCGAACTGGAGGACCTCGACCGGATCCTCGACGAACTCGACGAGCGGGTCGACGACAACTGCGCGCTGTTCCTCCGCCTCGACAAGCAGGCGGCGTTCGGCGGCGAAGTCCGGCTCGGCCCGGGGATCACCGTCCGCACGAAGGTCGAGGCCTACCCGGCGAAAAAGGAGAAGGCCGTCGAGAACGCGCGCGAGACGCTCTCCCGGCTGGCGGACGAGGACTGA
- a CDS encoding FAD-dependent oxidoreductase, which produces MSDPFVVVGADAAGLSAASKFRREAPDRDVVVFEKGRWISYAYCGMPYFIAGYVDRMSDLLSLSPSEVDERGIDLRRDSEVVAVDPDAKRVTVETADGDRFEQAYDDLLVATGARATTGPFDVRGVDGAFTLHDMDAAAAIDAYVADPDAYDPDRADVSAVDRERVERNAAMPAPRTVAVVGGGYVGVEVAEALSERGLSVHVFHRSGHLLSPFGEPVGNRVREALEAEGVTVHTDTPVEALVGDDRIEAIEVGSDGDAETVPVDMAVVGVGIRPNTDLLDGTGVDLGPGGALRVDDRGRTSLPDVYAAGDCATARHAVTGEPDWTPLGLTANRAGRAVGATVAGDPTPVGDIAGTAAVKAFDTEAARVGIVDPEEADAAGFDPVSETVTAGSRSGYYPGAAETDVTLVADRDTGRLLGGSVVGTDRAAIRIDTLATAIEADMTVPEVERLDLAYAPPFSPVWDPILVAAKVLNGTLDD; this is translated from the coding sequence ATGAGCGATCCGTTCGTGGTCGTCGGCGCCGACGCGGCGGGGTTGAGCGCGGCCAGCAAGTTCCGGCGCGAGGCGCCCGACCGCGACGTCGTCGTCTTCGAGAAGGGGCGGTGGATCTCGTACGCCTACTGCGGGATGCCCTACTTCATCGCGGGCTACGTCGACCGCATGTCGGACCTCCTCTCGCTGTCACCGAGCGAGGTCGACGAGCGCGGGATCGACCTCCGGCGCGACAGCGAGGTGGTCGCGGTCGACCCCGACGCGAAGCGCGTCACGGTCGAGACGGCCGACGGCGACCGCTTCGAGCAGGCGTACGACGACCTGCTCGTCGCCACCGGAGCGCGCGCGACGACCGGTCCCTTCGACGTGCGCGGCGTCGACGGCGCCTTCACGCTACACGACATGGACGCGGCGGCCGCCATCGACGCGTACGTCGCCGACCCGGACGCGTACGACCCCGACCGCGCCGACGTGAGCGCGGTCGACCGCGAGCGCGTCGAGCGCAACGCGGCCATGCCGGCGCCCCGGACCGTCGCGGTCGTCGGCGGGGGGTACGTCGGCGTCGAGGTCGCGGAGGCGCTCTCCGAGCGCGGGCTCTCGGTCCACGTGTTCCACCGGTCGGGACACCTCCTCTCGCCGTTCGGGGAGCCGGTCGGGAACCGGGTCCGGGAGGCGCTCGAAGCGGAGGGGGTGACCGTTCACACGGACACGCCGGTCGAGGCGCTCGTCGGTGACGACCGGATCGAAGCGATCGAGGTCGGGAGCGACGGGGACGCCGAGACGGTCCCCGTCGACATGGCGGTCGTCGGCGTCGGGATCCGGCCGAACACCGACCTCCTCGACGGCACCGGCGTCGACCTCGGGCCGGGGGGCGCGCTCCGCGTCGACGACCGCGGACGTACCAGCCTCCCGGACGTGTACGCCGCGGGGGACTGCGCGACCGCGCGCCACGCGGTGACCGGCGAGCCGGACTGGACGCCGCTCGGCCTCACCGCGAACCGCGCCGGGCGGGCCGTCGGCGCGACGGTCGCGGGCGATCCGACCCCGGTAGGCGACATCGCGGGCACCGCGGCCGTCAAGGCGTTCGACACGGAGGCCGCCCGCGTCGGAATCGTGGACCCCGAGGAGGCGGACGCGGCCGGCTTCGACCCGGTCAGCGAGACGGTGACCGCCGGCTCCCGCTCCGGCTACTACCCGGGCGCGGCCGAGACGGACGTGACGCTCGTGGCCGACCGCGACACGGGACGCCTGCTCGGCGGGAGCGTCGTCGGCACCGACCGCGCGGCGATCCGGATCGACACGCTCGCGACCGCGATCGAGGCGGACATGACGGTGCCCGAGGTCGAGCGGCTGGACCTCGCGTACGCGCCGCCGTTCAGCCCGGTGTGGGACCCGATACTCGTCGCCGCGAAGGTGCTGAACGGAACGCTCGACGACTGA
- a CDS encoding phosphopantetheine adenylyltransferase, with product MNVALGGTFDPVHDGHRKLFERAFELGDVTVGLTADDLAPETRHVERYVRPYERRERDLEAELAPLADSHGREYEIRELTEPTGIAVEPEFDALIVSPETEAGGERINEIRAERGRDPLELVVVDHVAADDGERISSTRIVAGEIDEHGNLTPDREGRGATRPE from the coding sequence ATGAACGTCGCGCTGGGAGGTACGTTCGACCCCGTTCACGACGGCCACCGCAAGCTGTTCGAGCGGGCGTTCGAGCTGGGTGACGTCACCGTCGGACTCACCGCCGACGATCTGGCGCCGGAGACCCGACACGTCGAGCGGTACGTCCGCCCCTACGAACGGCGCGAGCGCGACCTGGAGGCAGAACTCGCCCCGCTGGCCGACAGCCACGGGCGCGAGTACGAGATCCGGGAGCTGACGGAGCCGACCGGCATCGCGGTCGAGCCGGAGTTCGACGCGCTGATCGTCTCGCCGGAGACGGAGGCGGGCGGCGAACGCATCAACGAGATCCGCGCCGAACGCGGCCGCGACCCCCTCGAACTCGTCGTCGTCGACCACGTGGCGGCCGATGACGGCGAACGCATTTCCTCGACGCGAATCGTCGCGGGCGAGATTGACGAACACGGCAACCTCACCCCCGACCGCGAGGGCCGGGGCGCGACGCGACCGGAATGA
- a CDS encoding winged helix-turn-helix domain-containing protein: protein MTTDDSPSDPADDPEESPTERTREELRKTKQRLGEGADRAVKGFDDNVVDLLAWVLDTETRARIYVYLRDNPQSTSDEVADGTGLYPSTVREALAELHDEGTVERGKRKAEGAGNNPYEYEAIAPSDLVRGVVGDVQAELNAVFNLDRRLGGESPDGDAEPVQISVDGDGDGDVGADGETGVDEENGGGADDEDEADVAADSGSGN from the coding sequence ATGACCACGGACGATTCGCCTTCCGACCCGGCGGACGACCCGGAGGAGTCCCCGACGGAGCGGACCCGCGAGGAGCTTCGAAAGACGAAACAGCGGCTCGGGGAGGGCGCCGACCGGGCGGTGAAGGGGTTCGACGACAACGTCGTCGACCTGCTCGCGTGGGTCCTCGACACGGAGACCCGCGCCCGGATATACGTCTACCTCCGAGACAACCCACAGAGTACGAGCGACGAGGTCGCAGACGGCACCGGACTCTACCCCAGCACCGTCCGCGAGGCGCTCGCCGAACTCCACGACGAGGGCACCGTCGAGCGCGGCAAGCGGAAGGCCGAGGGGGCGGGCAACAACCCCTACGAGTACGAGGCCATCGCGCCGAGCGACCTGGTCCGCGGGGTCGTCGGTGACGTTCAGGCGGAGCTGAACGCCGTCTTCAACCTCGACCGACGGCTCGGCGGAGAGTCGCCCGACGGCGACGCCGAGCCGGTCCAGATATCCGTCGACGGCGACGGGGACGGAGACGTCGGCGCGGACGGAGAGACCGGCGTGGACGAGGAGAACGGGGGCGGCGCGGACGACGAGGACGAGGCCGACGTGGCGGCCGACTCCGGATCCGGGAACTGA
- a CDS encoding glutamate--cysteine ligase has translation MELGSRDAFSRMGTLGIEEEFYIVDAEGRPTSGTDDLVYGRDPPAAVPEGFDHELFECTIEAQTELIEDPANAADALETVREALVDHAAADGYQIAAAGLHPTAKWRELDHVQKPRYQAQLDRIRYPQHRNTTAGLHVHVGVDDADKAVWVANRLRWHCPVLLALSANSPFWNGFDTGLASARAKVFENLPNTGIPSAFDDFDAFQRYERRMVETDSIADRGELWFDVRPHTGHGTVEVRAPDAQRDPEVTLALAEYVRALVVDYAARYEDGESPPSLRRELLDENKWRAIRRGHDAAFVDRDGEGTTPLGEIVASECDRLGIDGIREVYEAESGAARQRRLREASGVDALCEDLLVRA, from the coding sequence ATGGAACTCGGTTCGCGGGACGCGTTCTCCCGGATGGGGACGCTCGGCATCGAAGAGGAGTTCTATATCGTCGATGCCGAAGGCCGCCCCACGTCCGGAACTGACGACCTCGTGTACGGCCGCGACCCGCCCGCGGCCGTGCCGGAGGGGTTCGACCACGAGCTGTTCGAGTGCACGATAGAGGCGCAGACGGAACTGATCGAGGACCCGGCGAACGCCGCGGACGCGCTCGAAACGGTCCGGGAGGCGCTCGTCGACCACGCCGCCGCCGACGGGTATCAGATCGCGGCCGCCGGACTCCACCCGACGGCGAAGTGGCGCGAGCTCGACCACGTCCAGAAACCCCGGTATCAGGCCCAGTTGGACCGGATACGGTACCCCCAACACCGGAACACGACGGCGGGCCTCCACGTCCACGTCGGCGTCGACGACGCGGACAAGGCCGTCTGGGTCGCGAACCGCCTGCGGTGGCACTGTCCGGTCCTGCTCGCCCTCTCTGCGAACTCCCCGTTCTGGAACGGGTTCGACACCGGGCTGGCCTCGGCCCGCGCGAAGGTGTTCGAGAACCTCCCGAACACCGGGATTCCCTCCGCGTTCGACGACTTCGACGCGTTCCAGCGGTACGAGCGCCGGATGGTCGAGACGGACTCCATCGCGGACCGCGGCGAGCTGTGGTTCGACGTGCGCCCGCACACCGGCCACGGCACCGTGGAGGTGCGCGCCCCCGACGCGCAGCGCGACCCCGAGGTCACGCTCGCCTTGGCCGAGTACGTCCGCGCGCTGGTCGTCGACTACGCGGCGCGCTACGAGGACGGCGAGTCGCCCCCGTCGCTGCGCCGCGAGCTCCTCGACGAGAACAAGTGGCGCGCGATCCGCCGCGGCCACGACGCCGCGTTCGTCGACCGAGACGGCGAGGGGACGACCCCGCTGGGCGAGATCGTCGCGTCCGAGTGCGACCGGCTCGGAATCGACGGGATCCGCGAGGTGTACGAGGCGGAGAGCGGCGCCGCGCGCCAGCGCCGGCTCCGCGAGGCGTCCGGCGTCGACGCCCTGTGCGAGGACCTCCTCGTGCGGGCCTGA
- a CDS encoding DoxX family membrane protein, whose product MSTKTTNEFGGEFGGVTLLGKAHSLSALFIVLLRATIGGMILFAGLGKVSEWPFDAAGYLANVDAASPVSGLYAAMASNAALMEFVNVVVPVTQVLIGLALIAGAFVRLAALGGAMQMMLFYLGGWSGEALALFDSTLVYAMVFLTVAAFGAGRVLGLDAYIERIEVGGQALVEKFPALRYVLG is encoded by the coding sequence ATGTCCACCAAAACCACGAACGAGTTCGGCGGAGAGTTCGGCGGCGTCACGCTACTGGGGAAGGCGCACTCGCTGTCGGCGCTGTTCATCGTCCTGCTCCGGGCGACCATCGGCGGGATGATCCTGTTCGCCGGCCTCGGTAAGGTCTCGGAGTGGCCGTTCGACGCCGCGGGCTACCTCGCGAACGTCGACGCCGCGAGTCCGGTCAGCGGGCTGTACGCCGCCATGGCGTCGAACGCGGCGCTGATGGAGTTCGTCAACGTCGTCGTCCCGGTGACGCAGGTGCTCATCGGTCTCGCGCTCATCGCCGGCGCGTTCGTCCGCCTCGCCGCGCTCGGCGGCGCGATGCAGATGATGCTGTTCTACCTCGGCGGGTGGAGCGGCGAGGCGCTCGCGCTGTTCGACTCGACGCTGGTGTACGCGATGGTGTTCCTCACGGTCGCCGCGTTCGGCGCGGGCCGCGTCCTCGGACTGGACGCCTACATCGAGCGGATCGAGGTCGGCGGGCAGGCGCTCGTGGAGAAGTTCCCGGCGCTCCGGTACGTCCTCGGCTAA
- the nth gene encoding endonuclease III — protein MGTPLDSRDEQVAEVVDRLYEEYPDSTISLNYSNRLELLIAVILSAQCTDERVNKVCADLFETYETPEEYANAPQEEMAEAIDSITYYNNKAKYIRSACADIAEKHDGEVPDTMSELTDLAGVGRKTANVVLQHGHDVVEGIVVDTHVQRLTRRLGITEEERPEAIEQDLLDVVPESDWQQFTHLMIDHGRATCTAISPDCADCVLASVCPSEKGDGDVDLASGEAW, from the coding sequence ATGGGAACGCCACTCGACTCGCGGGACGAGCAGGTCGCTGAGGTCGTAGACCGGCTCTACGAGGAGTACCCCGACTCGACCATCTCGCTCAACTACTCGAACCGGCTGGAGCTGCTCATCGCCGTGATCCTCTCGGCGCAGTGTACGGACGAGCGCGTGAACAAGGTGTGCGCCGACCTGTTCGAGACGTACGAGACGCCCGAGGAGTACGCGAACGCTCCCCAAGAGGAGATGGCGGAGGCGATCGACTCGATCACCTACTACAACAACAAGGCGAAGTACATCCGCTCGGCGTGCGCGGACATCGCGGAGAAGCACGACGGCGAGGTGCCGGACACGATGTCGGAGCTGACGGATCTCGCCGGCGTGGGCCGGAAGACCGCCAACGTCGTCCTCCAGCACGGTCACGACGTGGTGGAGGGTATCGTCGTCGACACCCACGTCCAGCGGCTCACGCGCCGGCTGGGGATCACGGAGGAGGAGCGCCCCGAGGCGATAGAGCAGGACCTCCTCGACGTCGTCCCCGAGAGCGACTGGCAGCAGTTCACCCACCTCATGATCGACCACGGCCGCGCGACGTGCACCGCGATCAGTCCCGACTGCGCCGACTGCGTCCTCGCTTCCGTCTGCCCCTCGGAGAAGGGGGACGGCGACGTGGACCTCGCGAGCGGCGAGGCGTGGTAG
- a CDS encoding tRNA pseudouridine(54/55) synthase Pus10: MDVLDVAARATATGPVCDACLGRVVADRSFGLSNAERGSALRVSLSLRDDEDHEPVETEECWVCEGRCAEFDEWAERAAAAVEGVEFATYNVGTRPPPLIEENEALLRADAGLDEDAGEPLKSEFNREVGKRVGRRTDAEVSFDRPDVQFTIDLAEDEVDAKINSTFVYGRYRKLERDIPQTEWPCRECKGSGRQGADPCDHCGGSGYLYDDSVEEYTAPVVEDVMDGTEATFHGAGREDVDALMLGTGRPFVIEVEEPRRRRVDTDRLQSDINAFADGAVEVEGLRLATYDTVERVKEHDAAKRYRAQVTFDADVDADALADAAAELEGATVEQYTPNRVDHRRASMTREREAYEVTAELDDPRHATVEVRGEGGLYIKELISSDEGRTEPSLAGLLGVGAEVAALDVLAVEGEDEPFEREEFFRE, translated from the coding sequence ATGGACGTACTCGACGTCGCGGCGCGCGCGACAGCGACCGGGCCGGTGTGCGACGCCTGTCTCGGCCGGGTCGTCGCGGACCGGAGCTTCGGGCTGTCGAACGCCGAGCGCGGGTCGGCGCTCCGGGTCTCGCTCTCGCTGCGCGACGACGAGGACCACGAGCCGGTCGAAACGGAGGAGTGTTGGGTCTGTGAGGGGCGCTGCGCGGAGTTCGACGAGTGGGCCGAGCGCGCCGCGGCGGCGGTCGAGGGGGTCGAGTTCGCCACGTACAACGTCGGCACGCGTCCCCCGCCGCTGATCGAGGAGAACGAGGCCCTGCTCCGCGCGGACGCCGGTCTCGACGAGGACGCGGGCGAGCCGTTAAAGTCGGAGTTCAACCGCGAGGTCGGCAAGCGGGTCGGCCGCCGCACCGACGCCGAGGTGTCCTTCGACCGCCCGGACGTCCAGTTCACGATCGACTTAGCCGAAGACGAGGTCGACGCCAAGATCAACTCCACCTTCGTCTACGGGCGGTACCGGAAGCTGGAGCGCGACATCCCGCAGACGGAGTGGCCCTGCCGCGAGTGTAAGGGCTCGGGGCGGCAGGGCGCGGACCCCTGCGACCACTGCGGCGGCTCCGGCTACCTCTACGACGACAGCGTCGAGGAGTACACCGCGCCCGTCGTCGAGGACGTAATGGACGGCACCGAGGCGACGTTCCACGGCGCGGGCCGCGAGGACGTCGACGCCCTCATGCTCGGCACCGGCCGCCCGTTCGTGATCGAAGTCGAGGAGCCGCGCCGGCGCCGGGTCGACACCGACCGCCTCCAGTCGGACATCAACGCCTTCGCGGACGGGGCGGTCGAGGTCGAAGGACTCCGCCTCGCGACCTACGACACCGTCGAGCGCGTGAAGGAACACGACGCAGCGAAGCGCTACCGCGCGCAGGTGACGTTCGACGCCGACGTCGACGCCGACGCGCTCGCGGACGCGGCCGCGGAACTGGAGGGCGCGACCGTCGAGCAGTACACCCCGAACCGCGTCGACCACCGCCGCGCGAGCATGACGCGCGAGCGCGAGGCCTACGAGGTGACCGCCGAACTCGACGACCCGCGCCACGCCACCGTCGAGGTCCGCGGCGAGGGCGGGCTCTACATCAAGGAGCTGATATCGAGCGACGAGGGGCGGACCGAGCCGAGCCTCGCCGGCCTGCTCGGCGTCGGCGCCGAAGTCGCCGCGCTCGACGTGCTCGCCGTTGAGGGGGAAGACGAGCCGTTCGAGCGCGAGGAGTTCTTCCGGGAATAG
- a CDS encoding universal stress protein, with the protein MNGSDADGGSTREGGTRSGGARGGSSDSTASGGSAGADSLAVGDPVIGPAVDEASGVPTAADVSLNGADRAERPDRVSSILVAVGPGPHSGATVDVAREIANATEAWLELFHVVPSDAALADAGPDEDASGTAAPAAGDAAETDYAAAGERLLDAAEERLGGFDRADRWLVEDRTAAGAIVEQSPYYDLVVVGAPTTGTVGRFVFGSTTDTVVGDAEVPVVVVEADGSTALDAA; encoded by the coding sequence ATGAACGGGAGCGACGCCGACGGTGGGAGCACCCGAGAGGGCGGGACTCGGAGCGGCGGCGCCCGCGGCGGATCGAGCGACTCGACCGCGAGCGGCGGCTCCGCCGGCGCCGACTCGCTCGCGGTCGGGGACCCGGTGATCGGTCCCGCGGTCGACGAGGCGAGCGGGGTCCCGACCGCGGCCGACGTGTCGCTGAACGGCGCCGACCGCGCGGAGCGCCCCGACCGCGTCTCCTCGATCCTCGTCGCCGTCGGTCCCGGTCCGCACTCGGGGGCGACCGTCGACGTCGCGCGCGAGATAGCGAACGCGACCGAGGCGTGGCTCGAACTGTTCCACGTCGTCCCCTCGGACGCGGCGCTGGCCGACGCCGGACCCGACGAGGACGCGAGCGGAACGGCCGCGCCCGCCGCCGGCGACGCGGCCGAAACCGACTACGCCGCGGCCGGCGAGCGGCTCCTCGACGCGGCCGAGGAGCGGCTCGGCGGGTTCGACCGCGCCGACCGGTGGCTCGTCGAGGACCGGACCGCGGCCGGCGCTATCGTCGAGCAGTCGCCCTACTACGACCTCGTCGTCGTCGGCGCGCCCACGACGGGGACCGTCGGCCGGTTCGTCTTCGGCTCCACCACCGACACGGTCGTCGGCGACGCCGAGGTCCCGGTCGTGGTCGTCGAGGCCGACGGATCGACCGCGCTCGACGCGGCGTAG